The window TTGTATACAGATATACTGTATGCTTGTATACAGATATACTGTACGCTTGTATACAGATATACTGTACGCTTGTATACAGATATACTGTACATTTGTATACAGATATACTGTACGCTTGTATACAGATATACTGTACGCTTGTATACAGATATACTGTGAGCttatatacagatatactgtACGTTTGTATACAGATATACTGTACGCTTGTATACAGATATACTGTACGCTTGTATACAGATATACTGTACGCTTGTATACAGATATACTGTGAGCttatatacagatatactgtACACTTGTGTTCAgatattatttactgtttgCTTGTATACAGATATACTGTATACAAGATGTATTCTGCAAAAGCTTACACAATCTAAAAGTAATGCTTATAGTGTTTAAAACTATTGCTTATCTATTGAGACTTGCCAATGTTAgtgaataataattataatagtaataattatatgAATGGCATGAATTCAAGTAACAACATTCTGTGCAGTTGGTTTTAATGGAAGCACATGTATCATTTTTAACTTATAAACGCACaaatgtaatgtttatattgTGTCGCCTGTTAACAGCCTAGATAGTTAAGTTGATTTGATTAAAATTGTAAAGGCCgaaggacaatctaaagattatATAAGATTTATAAGTGCAACTTCTGATTATACAGAAGATAATCTCATCACACTTTGCTGGTGAAACTATTTGTCATCGCAATTTGACTCGGTATTCCTTATGGTGTTATAACACAGGGatttatattagaaatatttgTTGTTGTTTATTACTAGCCCTTACATTCAAGACTAATCAACTATGGCTGACTTGGATGAATTCCAATTACTAGAGAGAGCTATCAATATCTTTCAAGAGCAATTCGAGTCTGAAGCCTCTTATGCAGCCTGTGCTCCTGGTCGTGTCAACTTGATTGGTGAGCACACCGATTACAATGATGGATTCGTCTTCCCtattgtaagttttaaaaattgcaattaaatgatgttataatatttaaaagtGTAAACTGTAAAAAGGGTTGAATACGTCTGCTAAAGTACATGGAACAGTACGAGTACATATGGATATAATACTGATGGTCTGTATATATCATGGTAcagtatattagtatatatatataaatatatatatggatatatatatggatatgaTACTGATAGCCTGTATATATCACGTAcagtatatcagtatatatggATATGATGCTGATAGTCTGTATCTATCATGGAACAGTATATTAGTACATATACATGGATATGATACTGATAGCCTGTGTGTCatacatttaataaaaaagaTACTTTTATACTTGTAGGCAATTCCTCAGGTTACAATGGTTGTAGGCAGACCAAATTCTGATCAGATGATTAGAGTGTTTACGGCTGTTACCGAAGTTGATCACCCGTTTCTTGTTAGATTTCCTGTTCCAACAGCAACTAGCAAGCTTGCTCCTGGCAGCCCAACTTGGGCTAACTACGTAAAGGGAGTCGTCTCCCTCTATCCTGGTTTGTCTTTTGTGTTTGAACAATTTGATCAGTGTTTGCTAATCTCGCTACACAGATAGATGGAGTCACTTCCCTAGCTACGTTTCAGGGACTCTCTCTGGATTTGACATGGTTATTGTGAGCTCTGTACCACTGGGTGGCGGCCTGTCCAGCTCTGCTTCTTTGGAGGTTGCAACCTTCACACTCATGCAATCAATGTTCCCGTGTCAAGTGTCTGATAAGGAAAAAGCCCTCATTTGTCAAAAAGCTGAGCATACATTTGCCGGAATGCCTTGTGGTATCATGGACCAGTTTATATCTAGCATGGGCTCCAAAGACCATGCGCTACTCATAGATTGTGAGTAAGTGTCTCGTCTATGGATCGTTCACATTATTCTCTCATTATGCTGGCTGATGGCTCTATTTTCTTCACAGCGATAGGGTCATGAGTGTTATAGCAAACAAGCTATTCACAGCTCCGTCTGTGATAGCAAACAAGCTATTCACAGCTCAGTATCTGATAGCAAACAAGCTGTTTACATCTGAGTGAGTGTTATAGGTAACATGTTCTTCGCAGCTGAGTGTGTGTTATATACCAAACAAGCTACAAGCTGTTCACAGCTCAGTGTGTGTTATATAGCGAACGAGCTGTTCAGGGTTGAATGTTATGAACGCTCTGAGAACAGCATAGCAATAATTGAACTTGTTATAGGAGCATGGAGAGCAAACAGGTGCAGCTGCGTCTTCCTCGCCAGTCGCTCCTCATTATCAACTGCAATGTGAAGCATCAGCTGAGTGGCAGTGAGTATCCTTCCAGAAGACAGAGCTGTATAGATGCTGCTAGTCTCCTGCAAGTAAAGAGCCTGAGATATGCTGATCAAACTATGCTGGAGGCACACAAAAATGTGAGAAACTAGTATGTGAGAGGTAATTGTAATACAGTTGCATACTGCAGGTGATACAATACAGTGTCACATCGTGTAGTTTATGTTATCATTGTGTCACCTCATGAATCACAGCATGTGTTACATGCACATGTCATGCATTCCATACCACTTCACTTGTCACGTAGATGTCACCTCATGTGTCAACTCATGTGTCAACTCATGTGTCAACTCATGTGTCAACTCATGtgtcaactcatgtatcaactcgTGTGTCAACTCATGTGTCAACTCATGTGTCAACTCATGtgtcaactcatgtatcaactcatgtatcaactcatgtgTCAACTCATGTGTCAACTCATGTGTCAACTCATGTGTCAACTCATCtgtcaactcatgtatcaactcatgtatcaactcatgtgtcaactcatgtatcaactcatgtatcaactcatgtgtcaactcatgtatcaactcatgtatcaactcatgtatcaactcatgtatcaactcatgtatcaactcatgtgtcaactcatgtatcaactcatgtatcaactcatgtatcaactcatgtatcaactcatgtgtcaactcatgtatcaactcatgtatcaactcatgtatcaactcatgtatcaactcatgtgtcaactcatgtatcaactcaagTATCAACTCATCtgtcaactcatgtatcaactcatgtatcaactcatgtatcaactcatgtatcaactcatgtatcaactcatgtatcaactcatgtatcaactcatgtatcaactcaagTATCAACTCATCtgtcaactcatgtatcaactcatgtatcaactcatgtatcaactcatgtatcaactcatgtatcaactcatgtatcaactcaagTATCAACTCGTGtgtcaactcatgtatcaactcatctgtcaactcatgtatcaactcatgtatcaactcatgtatcaactcatgtatcaactcatgtatcaactcatgtatcaactcatgtgtaaactcatgtatcaactcatctgtcaactcatgtatcaactcatgtatcaactcatgtatcaactcatgtatcaactcaagtatcaactcatgtatcaactcatgtatcaactcatgtatcaactcatgtatcaactcatgtatcaactcaagTATCAACTCATCtgtcaactcatgtatcaactcatgtatcaactcatgtatcaactcatgtatcaactcatgtatcaactcaagTATCAACTCATCtgtcaactcatgtatcaactcatgtatcaactcatgtatcaactcatgtgtaaactcatgtatcaactcatctgtcaactcatgtatcaactcatgtatcaactcatgtatcaactcatgtatcaactcaagtatcaactcatgtatcaactcatgtatcaactcatgtgTCAACTCATGtgtcaactcatgtatcaactcatgtatcaactcatgtgTCAACTCATGtgtcaactcatgtatcaactcatgtatcaactcaagtatcaactcatgtatcaactcatgtatcaactcaagTATCAACTCATCtgtcaactcatgtatcaactcatgtatcaactcatgtatcaactcatgtatcaactcatgtatcaactcatgtatcaactcaagTATCAACTCATCtgtcaactcatgtatcaactcatgtatcaactcatgtatcaactcatgtatcaactcatgtatcaactcatgtatcaactcaagTATCAACTCATCtgtcaactcatgtatcaactcatgtatcaactcatgtatcaactcatgtgtcaactcatgtatcaactcatgtgTCAACTCATGgatcaactcatgtatcaactcatgtgtcaactcatgtatcaactcatgtatcaactcaagtatcaactcatgtatcaactcatgtatcaactcatgtatcaactcatgtatcaactcatgtatcaactcatgtatcaactcaagTATCAACTCGTGtgtcaactcatgtatcaactcatgtatcaactcaagTATCAACTCGTGtgtcaactcatgtatcaactcatgtatcaactcataTGTCATCTCATGtgtcaactcatgtatcaactcatgtatcaactcatgtatcaactcatgtatcaactcatgtatcaactcatgtatcaactcatgtatcaactcaagTATCAACTCATCTGTCAACTCAAGTATCAACTCATCtgtcaactcatgtatcaactcatgtatcaactcatgtatcaactcatgtatcaactcatgtatcaactcaagTATCAACTCATCTGTCAACTCATGtgtcaactcatgtatcaactcatgtgtcaactcatgtatcaactcatgtatcaactcgtgtatcaactcatgtgtcaactcatgtatcaactcatgtatcaactcatgtatcaactcatgtatcaactcatgtatcaactcaagTATCAACTCATCTGTCAACTCATGTGTCAACTCATCtgtcaactcatgtatcaactcatgtatcaactcatgtatcaactcatgtatcaactcatgtatcaactcaagTATCAACTCATCTGTCAACTCATGtgtcaactcatgtatcaactcatgtgtcaactcatgtatcaactcatgtatcaactcatgtatcaactcatgtatcaactcatgtatcaactcatgtatcaactcatgtatcaactcgTGTATCAACTCATGTGTCAACTCATGTGTCAACTCATGtgtcaactcatgtatcaactcatgtatcaactcatgtatcaactcatgtatcaactcatgtatcaactcatgtgTCAACTCATGTGTCAACTCATGTGTCAACTCATGtgtcaactcatgtatcaactcatgtatcaactcatgtatcaactcatgtatcaactcatgtatcaactcatgtatcaactcatgtatcaactcatgtatcaactcatgtatcaactcatgtatcaactcatgtatcaactcatgtgtcaactcatgtatcaactcgTGTGTCAACTCGTGTATCAACTCgtgtatcaactcatgtatcaactcatgtatcaactcatgtatcaactcatgtatcaactcatgtatcaactcatgtatcaactcatgtatcaactcatgtatcaactcatgtatcaactcatgtatcaactcatgtatcaactcatgtatcaactcatcTGTCAACTCATGtgtcaactcatgtatcaactcatgtatcaactcatgtatcaactcatgtatcaactcatcTGTCAACTCATGtgtcaactcatgtatcaactcatgtatcaactcatgtatcaactcatgtatcaactcatcTGTCAACTCATGtgtcaactcatgtatcaactcatgtatcaactcatctgtcaactcatgtatcaacttATGTGTCAACTCATctatcaactcatgtatcaactcgTGTGTCAACTCATCTGTCAACTCATCTGTCAACTCATGTGTCACCTCGTGTGTCACGTAGATGTCACCTCACGACTGTAGGACATGAGTGATGAGACATATCGAAGGTCAAGGCATGTAATTTCTGAGATAGAGCGAACCCGTGAAGCCGTTATAGCATTTGAAAATGGTGACCTCGCCAAGTTTGGAAAATTGATGGTAGCAAGTCATAACTCGCTCAGGTAGGGTATAGACAGATCCTGAATTGAATAGGTAGGGTATAGATATATCTTGAATTGAATGGATTGTATTTCTACAACTCTTCGCCCCTTTACGAAGGCGTATTTGAGAGACTAACAAATATTAACCCAGCTGCTT of the Watersipora subatra chromosome 4, tzWatSuba1.1, whole genome shotgun sequence genome contains:
- the LOC137392858 gene encoding galactokinase-like, with product MADLDEFQLLERAINIFQEQFESEASYAACAPGRVNLIGEHTDYNDGFVFPIAIPQVTMVVGRPNSDQMIRVFTAVTEVDHPFLVRFPVPTATSKLAPGSPTWANYVKGVVSLYPGTLSGFDMVIVSSVPLGGGLSSSASLEVATFTLMQSMFPCQVSDKEKALICQKAEHTFAGMPCGIMDQFISSMGSKDHALLIDCESMESKQVQLRLPRQSLLIINCNVKHQLSGSEYPSRRQSCIDAASLLQVKSLRYADQTMLEAHKNDMSDETYRRSRHVISEIERTREAVIAFENGDLAKFGKLMVASHNSLRDDFEVSCPELDSLVEIAMSVSGVYGSRMTGGGFGGCTITLCETSSLEQLMAEVKQRYDGTATFIHASAAAGAHSIVLPNQD